A region of Allocoleopsis franciscana PCC 7113 DNA encodes the following proteins:
- a CDS encoding glycosyl hydrolase family 8 has translation MLPQFTEIVSLNPGQRCLRAVTAVALLLSLAGCTSGSSQGQPETPQPTSSDSWESPEPTPTPKLPTPTLPGLRNAPSLPKSTANRELLEESWDIYRQQFIQVDGRVIDYEDSDRSTSEGQAYAMLRAVLIDDPTTFALSLDWAEKNLHRLSETGTHRDQLWAWKWGQAQPGKWGPIDKNFASDADIDAITALILASRRWNQPEYLNLARRKLRDLWYFSTIEVPGGKRYLLPGPAEAFAPTPTTIYLNPSYYAPYAFRLFAQVDKEHDWMSLVKSSYESLEQSSKVSAAGLPSDWIALDTQTGKYQPVPPQSKLQSVYSFDAYRVWWRVAWDAAWFNAPEAKKYLSTATKHLEKQWREQKRLSARIDLQGKPTVNYEATSQYAMLIPAFRITNPDLAQELLKDKLLPQYKQGIWDDESAYYTQNLAWLGILSPNVVSPQLLQPQPK, from the coding sequence ATGCTCCCTCAATTTACTGAAATTGTCTCTCTCAATCCGGGTCAGCGGTGTTTGAGGGCGGTTACAGCCGTCGCGCTTTTGCTGAGCTTAGCGGGCTGTACTTCCGGCTCTTCTCAGGGACAACCGGAAACGCCACAACCGACTTCATCCGATTCCTGGGAGTCACCAGAGCCAACACCAACGCCCAAGTTACCAACACCCACGCTGCCTGGGTTGAGAAATGCGCCTTCTTTACCCAAATCAACGGCCAACCGGGAGCTACTCGAAGAAAGCTGGGACATTTATCGGCAGCAATTCATTCAAGTTGATGGGCGAGTCATCGACTATGAAGATAGCGATCGCTCCACCTCTGAAGGGCAAGCTTATGCGATGCTGCGAGCGGTTCTAATTGATGACCCAACCACGTTTGCTCTCTCCTTAGATTGGGCCGAAAAAAATCTCCACCGACTTTCGGAAACCGGCACTCATCGCGACCAACTTTGGGCGTGGAAGTGGGGACAAGCTCAACCGGGAAAATGGGGGCCGATTGACAAAAATTTTGCCAGTGATGCGGACATTGATGCAATTACCGCTCTCATCCTGGCTTCGCGCCGCTGGAATCAGCCAGAATACCTGAATTTAGCACGCCGCAAGCTGCGAGATTTGTGGTATTTCTCCACCATTGAGGTGCCGGGAGGTAAACGCTATCTCTTACCCGGGCCGGCCGAAGCCTTTGCACCCACGCCCACGACTATCTATCTCAATCCCTCTTATTATGCCCCTTATGCTTTTCGCCTGTTTGCCCAGGTTGACAAAGAGCACGATTGGATGAGCCTGGTTAAAAGTAGCTATGAATCCCTCGAACAGTCGTCCAAGGTTTCGGCGGCTGGCTTACCCAGTGACTGGATTGCCCTAGACACTCAAACCGGAAAGTACCAGCCGGTACCACCTCAGAGCAAGCTTCAGAGCGTTTATAGTTTTGATGCCTATCGAGTTTGGTGGCGAGTGGCTTGGGATGCGGCTTGGTTTAACGCTCCCGAAGCTAAAAAATATCTCAGCACAGCGACCAAACATTTAGAGAAGCAATGGCGTGAGCAAAAGCGCCTGAGTGCTCGGATTGACCTCCAGGGAAAACCGACCGTGAACTACGAGGCGACATCTCAATATGCGATGCTCATACCCGCCTTTCGGATAACCAACCCCGATTTAGCCCAGGAGTTACTTAAAGATAAACTGTTACCTCAATATAAACAGGGGATTTGGGATGATGAATCGGCTTACTATACCCAGAATTTGGCCTGGTTAGGGATACTGTCTCCCAATGTTGTTAGTCCTCAACTTCTACAACCTCAGCCGAAGTGA
- the msrA gene encoding peptide-methionine (S)-S-oxide reductase MsrA — translation MEKATFGAGCFWGVEAAFRKVKGITSTSVGYMGGHFPNPCYLDVLSRITGHAEVAQVEYDPNQVSYDQLLDVFWHIHDPTSLNRQGPDRGEQYRSVIFFHNAQQEEAAKRSKQKLQRSGKFDKDIVTEIKAAQEYYLATEEHQQYFEKKEKAQAGLSPA, via the coding sequence ATGGAAAAGGCAACATTTGGAGCGGGTTGTTTTTGGGGCGTAGAGGCAGCCTTTCGGAAAGTTAAGGGAATAACATCCACTTCTGTGGGGTACATGGGAGGGCATTTCCCAAACCCTTGTTATCTCGATGTTTTGTCGAGAATCACAGGTCATGCAGAAGTGGCACAGGTCGAATATGACCCCAATCAAGTCAGCTATGATCAGCTTCTTGATGTGTTTTGGCATATCCACGACCCCACATCCCTAAACCGTCAAGGCCCAGACAGAGGGGAACAATATCGATCCGTCATCTTTTTCCACAATGCCCAGCAGGAGGAAGCTGCGAAACGCTCAAAACAGAAGCTGCAAAGGTCTGGCAAGTTTGACAAAGATATTGTGACGGAGATTAAGGCGGCGCAGGAATATTATTTAGCTACCGAGGAGCATCAGCAGTATTTCGAGAAAAAAGAGAAAGCCCAAGCGGGGCTTAGCCCCGCTTAG
- a CDS encoding UDP-glucose dehydrogenase family protein yields MRVCVIGTGYVGLVTGACLAHIGHHVICVDNNEEKVKLMKSGHSPIYEPGLSEIMQAASHAGNLEFTSDLAAGVAHGEILFIAVGTPALANGESDTRYVEAVARGIGSHLDGGYKVIVNKSTVPIGSGDWVRMIVLDGVAERQAALVTAGGVPGEEAISQSGTQFDVVSNPEFLREGSAIYDTFNPDRIVLGSTSDRAIAMMKELYTPITERQFAEDKSLPPVPVLVTDISSAEMVKYAANAFLATKISFINEVANICDRVGADVTQVAKGIGLDSRIGSKFLQAGIGWGGSCFPKDVSALIHTADDYGYEAQLLKAAVSVNDRQRLISLEKLQQELKILKGKTIGLLGLTFKPDTDDLRDAPALNLIEQLNRLGAKVKAYDPIISQTGMRHGLSGVLVETDPERLADSCDALVLVTDWEQFRKLDYAKMAQLMNNPVMIDGRNFLDREMLERAGFHFRGIGR; encoded by the coding sequence ATGCGTGTTTGTGTGATTGGGACTGGATATGTCGGTTTGGTGACGGGTGCTTGCTTAGCGCACATTGGGCATCACGTCATCTGCGTGGACAATAATGAAGAAAAAGTCAAGTTAATGAAGTCGGGACACTCCCCCATCTACGAGCCTGGACTGTCAGAAATTATGCAGGCAGCCAGTCATGCTGGGAATCTGGAGTTTACATCAGATCTCGCAGCGGGCGTGGCTCATGGCGAAATTTTGTTTATTGCCGTAGGAACACCTGCCCTAGCGAACGGTGAAAGCGATACACGTTACGTTGAAGCTGTAGCACGCGGCATTGGTTCCCATCTGGATGGCGGCTATAAGGTGATTGTGAATAAGTCTACCGTACCGATTGGCTCTGGTGATTGGGTGCGGATGATTGTGCTTGATGGTGTGGCAGAACGTCAGGCGGCGTTGGTGACGGCGGGTGGCGTTCCTGGAGAAGAAGCAATATCACAAAGTGGCACCCAGTTTGACGTAGTGAGTAATCCAGAGTTTTTGCGGGAAGGGTCAGCCATTTACGACACATTTAACCCAGACCGAATTGTTCTGGGGAGTACCAGTGATCGGGCGATCGCCATGATGAAGGAACTCTATACTCCCATCACCGAGCGCCAGTTTGCAGAAGATAAATCATTGCCTCCAGTGCCGGTGCTGGTGACAGACATTAGCTCGGCTGAGATGGTTAAATACGCGGCAAATGCGTTTTTAGCCACTAAAATTAGCTTTATCAACGAAGTTGCCAATATTTGCGATCGCGTCGGTGCTGATGTCACTCAAGTTGCCAAAGGCATTGGCTTAGACTCCCGGATTGGGAGTAAATTTTTGCAAGCTGGCATTGGCTGGGGTGGTTCTTGTTTCCCCAAAGATGTCTCTGCGCTGATTCATACCGCCGATGATTATGGCTATGAAGCTCAACTGCTCAAAGCGGCGGTTAGTGTTAATGATCGCCAGCGCTTGATTTCCCTGGAAAAACTTCAGCAAGAACTGAAAATTCTCAAGGGGAAAACCATTGGACTACTCGGCTTAACGTTTAAGCCCGATACTGATGATTTGCGCGATGCCCCGGCACTCAATTTGATTGAGCAACTCAACCGATTGGGCGCAAAAGTTAAAGCTTACGACCCCATTATTTCCCAAACTGGAATGCGTCACGGACTATCGGGCGTGCTTGTGGAAACCGATCCAGAACGACTCGCAGACAGTTGCGATGCTTTAGTCCTCGTCACCGACTGGGAACAATTCCGTAAGCTGGACTATGCCAAGATGGCACAGTTGATGAACAATCCCGTGATGATTGATGGTCGCAACTTCCTAGACCGGGAAATGCTAGAACGTGCCGGTTTCCACTTCCGAGGAATTGGTCGATAG
- a CDS encoding type II toxin-antitoxin system CcdA family antitoxin: MNDHAVHREPSTDKEEISIHLDSELLEQIQHLTNDPSRVIETAIRQWLRGERERDDELTRALDRNPPVPPRGEWND, translated from the coding sequence ATGAACGATCATGCCGTACATAGAGAGCCTTCAACTGACAAAGAAGAAATCTCTATTCATTTGGATTCAGAACTATTAGAGCAAATCCAGCACCTAACCAATGATCCGAGTCGGGTTATTGAAACAGCAATTCGTCAGTGGCTAAGAGGTGAACGGGAACGGGATGACGAACTGACCCGTGCCTTAGACCGCAATCCCCCCGTGCCTCCACGAGGCGAATGGAATGATTGA
- a CDS encoding UDP-glucuronic acid decarboxylase family protein, with protein MRILVTGGAGFIGSHLIDRLMAEGHDVICLDNFYTGHKRNVLKWLGNPYFELIRHDITEPIRLEVDQIYHLACPASPVHYQYNPVKTIKTNVMGTLHMLGLAKRVKARFLLASTSEVYGDPEVHPQSEDYRGNVNTIGIRSCYDEGKRVAETLAFDYHRQNNVEIRVARIFNTYGPRMLENDGRVVSNFVVQSLRGQPLTVYGDGSQTRSFCYVSDLVDGLMRLMNGEHTGPINLGNPGEYTILELAQAVQKMVNPDAEIIFKTLPQDDPRRRRPDITKAQTLLNWQPTVPLQEGLKLTVEDFQNRIASAEEYRLASI; from the coding sequence ATGAGAATTCTGGTTACAGGCGGTGCCGGTTTCATCGGCTCCCACTTGATTGATCGCCTAATGGCAGAGGGGCATGATGTTATTTGCTTAGATAACTTCTATACCGGCCACAAGCGTAACGTTCTGAAATGGCTAGGCAACCCCTACTTTGAACTGATTCGCCACGACATCACCGAACCGATTCGGTTAGAAGTAGACCAAATTTACCATCTCGCTTGTCCAGCTTCGCCAGTTCACTACCAATACAATCCCGTTAAGACCATCAAAACCAATGTCATGGGCACTCTGCACATGCTAGGGTTAGCCAAACGGGTAAAAGCAAGATTCTTATTAGCATCTACGTCAGAAGTGTACGGCGATCCGGAAGTTCATCCTCAATCAGAAGATTACAGGGGAAACGTTAATACCATTGGTATTCGTAGCTGTTACGACGAGGGTAAGCGAGTCGCAGAGACCCTAGCCTTTGACTACCATCGGCAAAATAATGTAGAAATTCGCGTAGCTCGAATTTTTAACACTTATGGACCTCGTATGCTCGAAAATGATGGTCGGGTTGTCAGCAACTTCGTGGTGCAATCCCTGAGAGGTCAACCTTTAACCGTCTATGGGGATGGTTCTCAAACCCGTAGCTTCTGCTATGTCTCTGACTTAGTCGATGGACTAATGCGGTTGATGAATGGTGAGCATACCGGACCGATTAATTTAGGGAATCCTGGTGAATACACAATTCTGGAACTCGCTCAGGCGGTGCAGAAGATGGTGAATCCGGATGCTGAAATTATCTTTAAAACTCTTCCGCAGGATGACCCGCGCCGCCGCCGTCCCGACATTACAAAAGCCCAGACTTTGCTCAATTGGCAACCTACTGTACCCTTACAAGAAGGGTTAAAACTGACAGTGGAGGATTTTCAAAATCGTATAGCCTCTGCTGAAGAATATCGCTTAGCTTCCATTTAA
- the lepA gene encoding translation elongation factor 4 has translation MTDVPVSRIRNFSIIAHIDHGKSTLADRLLQTTGTVEARQMKEQFLDNMDLERERGITIKLQAARMNYTASDGEQYVLNLIDTPGHVDFSYEVSRSLVACEGALLVVDASQGVEAQTLANVYLALEHDLEIIPVLNKIDLPGADPERVKSEIEEIIGLDCSGAIKASAKEGIGIHEILESIVHLIPPPQDTVNQPLRALIFDSYYDPYRGVIVYFRVVDGTVKKGDKVRLMASHKEYEIDELGILSPTQIQVDELHAGEVGYLAAAIKAVEDARVGDTITQAAKPAEAPLPGYAEAKPMVFCGLFPIDADQYEDLRDALEKLKLNDAALHYEPETSSAMGFGFRCGFLGLLHMEIVQERLEREYNLDLIITAPSVVYQVTTNKGEVFEIDNPSKLPAPNERESIAEPYVQVEMITPESYVGTLMELCQNRRGVFKDMKYLTQGRTTLVYELPLAEVVTDFFDQLKSRSRGYASMEYHLIGYRENTLVKLDVLINGDPVDSLAMIVHRDKAYNVGRSLVEKLKELIPRHQFKIPLQASIGSRVIASEHIPALRKDVLAKCYGGDISRKKKLLQKQAKGKKRMKSVGTVDVPQEAFMAVLRLDPQ, from the coding sequence ATGACTGACGTTCCTGTCTCTCGCATTCGTAACTTTTCAATCATCGCCCATATCGATCATGGGAAATCCACTTTAGCCGATCGCTTGCTACAGACGACGGGCACAGTCGAGGCGCGGCAGATGAAGGAACAGTTCCTGGACAATATGGATTTGGAACGGGAACGGGGCATTACAATTAAGCTGCAAGCTGCACGGATGAACTATACCGCCAGCGATGGTGAGCAATACGTCCTCAATCTCATTGATACACCCGGTCACGTCGATTTTTCTTATGAGGTATCGCGATCTCTCGTTGCCTGTGAAGGAGCTTTGTTGGTTGTAGATGCATCTCAGGGCGTTGAGGCACAAACTCTGGCTAATGTTTACTTAGCACTGGAGCATGACCTAGAAATTATCCCGGTTCTGAATAAAATCGACTTACCCGGAGCCGATCCTGAACGAGTTAAGAGCGAAATCGAAGAGATCATTGGTCTTGATTGTAGCGGGGCAATCAAGGCTTCGGCAAAGGAAGGCATCGGAATTCATGAAATCTTAGAATCCATCGTCCATTTAATCCCTCCTCCCCAGGATACGGTAAACCAACCCCTGCGTGCATTAATTTTTGACAGCTACTATGACCCTTACCGGGGTGTGATTGTTTATTTCCGAGTTGTGGATGGAACGGTTAAAAAAGGCGACAAAGTCCGCTTAATGGCATCCCACAAAGAGTACGAGATTGATGAGCTTGGTATTCTTTCCCCCACCCAAATCCAAGTCGATGAACTCCATGCTGGTGAGGTGGGTTACCTAGCCGCCGCCATCAAAGCTGTAGAAGACGCCCGTGTTGGTGATACGATTACCCAGGCAGCGAAACCTGCCGAGGCTCCCTTGCCTGGTTATGCGGAAGCCAAACCGATGGTCTTTTGCGGCTTATTCCCCATCGATGCGGATCAGTATGAAGATTTGCGGGATGCCTTAGAGAAGCTGAAGCTGAATGATGCTGCACTGCATTATGAGCCGGAAACATCCAGCGCTATGGGTTTTGGCTTCCGTTGTGGCTTCTTGGGCTTGTTGCACATGGAGATCGTTCAGGAGCGGCTGGAGCGAGAATACAATCTAGATTTAATCATTACCGCGCCGTCTGTGGTGTATCAAGTCACAACGAATAAAGGCGAAGTCTTCGAGATTGACAATCCTAGCAAACTCCCGGCACCCAACGAACGGGAAAGTATTGCTGAACCCTATGTCCAAGTGGAGATGATTACTCCTGAAAGCTACGTTGGCACCCTGATGGAACTGTGTCAAAATCGACGTGGGGTGTTTAAGGACATGAAATATCTCACCCAAGGGCGAACGACGTTAGTTTATGAATTGCCATTGGCAGAAGTCGTAACGGATTTTTTTGACCAGTTGAAGTCCCGTTCTCGCGGCTACGCTAGCATGGAGTACCATCTGATTGGCTACCGAGAAAACACACTCGTCAAGTTAGATGTTCTGATTAATGGTGACCCTGTTGATTCTTTGGCAATGATTGTTCACCGAGATAAAGCTTACAATGTGGGTCGTTCCTTGGTGGAAAAATTGAAAGAACTGATTCCCCGTCATCAATTCAAGATTCCCCTCCAAGCATCCATTGGCAGTCGCGTGATCGCCAGTGAACATATCCCAGCTTTACGCAAAGACGTACTCGCCAAATGTTATGGCGGCGACATCAGCCGGAAGAAGAAACTGCTTCAGAAACAGGCAAAAGGGAAGAAGCGGATGAAATCCGTTGGTACTGTGGATGTCCCGCAGGAAGCGTTTATGGCAGTGTTGCGCCTCGATCCGCAGTAG